The following are encoded in a window of Anopheles stephensi strain Indian chromosome X, UCI_ANSTEP_V1.0, whole genome shotgun sequence genomic DNA:
- the LOC118512263 gene encoding glutamate receptor ionotropic, NMDA 2B isoform X3 — translation MMNYESYGRSTASAQYFLQLAGYLGIPVISWNADNSGLERRASQSALQLQLAPSIEHQSAAMLSILERYKWHQFSVVTSQIAGHDDFVQAVREQVAAMDHFKFTILNSIIVTRPSDLLELVNSEARVMLLYCTKSEAIEILHAAEELQITGENYVWVVTQSVIENTQTHPQFPVGMLGVHFDTSSGALVNEIATAIRVYAYGVEYYLNDVKNTGRRLDTHQLSCEDQGRGRWDSGEVFFKYLRNVSLEGESNKPNIEFTADGDLKSAELKIMNLRPSVNSKGLVWEEIGVWKSWQQQKLDIRDIAWPGNSHTPPQGVPEKFHLKITFLEEAPYINLSPADPVSGKCLMDRGVLCRVAADHEMTDIDMGQAHKNGSFYQCCSGFCIDLLEKFAEELGFTYELVRVEDGKWGTLENGKWNGLIHELVNRKTDMVLTSLMINAEREAVVDFSEPFMETGIAIVVAKRTGIISPTAFLEPFDTASWMLVGIFAIQAATFMIFLFEWLSPSGYDMKTVLQNGQSTPYRFSLFRTYWLVWAVLFQAAVHVDSPRGFTSRFMTNVWAMFAVVFLAIYTANLAAFMITREEFHEFTGLDDSRLSHPFSHKPTIKFGTIPWSHTDSTISKYFKEMHYYMKQYNRSSVADGVTAVLSGHLDAFIYDGTVLDYLVQQDEDCRLLTVGQWYAMTGYGLAFSRNSKYVGMFNKRLLEFRANGDLERLRRFWMTGTCRPGKQEHKSSDPLALEQFLSAFLLLMAGILLAALLLLLEHLYFKYFRKRLAKKDRGGCCALISLSMGKSLTFRGAVYEATEILRRHRCNDPICDTHLWKVKHELDMSRLRNQHLEKTMQAHGIKPPQLKMGSTSDIIGITGSGSARSQMVDVCQQSHLFGNLNLGESAQDLYRWSYKTEIAEMETVL, via the exons ATGATGAATTACGAGTCGTACGGTCGGAGTACAGCATCTGCACAATATTTCTTACAACTTGCTGGATATCTTGGTATTCCGGTAATTTCATGGAACGCCGATAATTCTGGTCTGGAACGTCGTGCTTCACAGTCAGCATTGCAGTTGCAACTTGCCCCAAGCATAGAACATCAA AGTGCTGCAATGCTGAGTATATTAGAACGTTACAAATGGCACCAGTTTTCAGTTGTAACGTCACAAATTGCTGGCCATGATGATTTCGTTCAAGCTGTTCGTGAGCAAGTTGCTGCAATG GACCATTTTAAATTTACAATACTTAATTCCATAATCGTAACTCGTCCAAGTGATCTTCTGGAGTTGGTTAACAGCGAGGCGAGGGTTATGTTACTTTATTGCACTAAAAGCGAGGCAATAGAAATTCTACACGCCGCAGAAGAGTTACAAATAACAGGTGAAAATTATGTCTGGGTCGTCACTCAAAGTGTCATCGAAAATACCCAAACGCATCCTCAATTCCCTGTGGGAATGTTAGGTGTTCATTTTGACACGTCGTCTGGGGCTCTGGTAAATGAAATAGCGACTGCTATTCGTGTGTATGCATACGGTGTTGAGTATTATTTAAATGATGTCAAAAATACTGGACGACGGCTGGACACTCATCAACTGTCTTGTGAAGATCAAGGTCGAGGTCGGTGGGACAGTGGTGAAGTATTTTTCAAGTATCTTCGTAATGTTTCACTAGAGGGTGAATCAAATAAACCCAATATCGAATTTACTGCTGACGGTGATTTGAAGTCTGCAGAATTGAAAATCATGAACTTACGACCAAGTGTTAACAGCAAGGGGCTAGTGTGGGAAGAAATCGGTGTTTGGAAATCTTGGCAACAGCAAAAATTAGATATACGTGACATCGCATGGCCCGGAAACTCGCATACACCTCCACAAGGTGTTCCAGAAAAATTTCACCTTAAAATAACGTTTTTGGAAGAGGCCCCGTATATCAATCTATCTCCAGCCGATCCTGTCAGTGGTAAGTGCCTGATGGACCGAGGAGTCCTATGTAGGGTGGCGGCAGATCATGAGATGACTGACATCGATATGGGTCAAGCACATAAAAATGGCTCTTTCTACCAGTGTTGTAGTGGATTTTGTATAGATCTGTTGGAGAAATTTGCAGAAGAGCTAGGGTTTACCTACGAGTTAGTACGCGTTGAGGATGGCAAATGGGGAACATTAGAAAACGGTAAGTGGAACGGTTTGATACATGAATTGGTCAATCGAAAAACGGATATGGTACTAACCTCATTAATGATAAATGCTGAACGTGAAGCAGTTGTCGACTTCAGTGAACCATTTATGGAAACAGGAATTGCTATTGTAGTAGCTAAACGAACTGGAATAATATCTCCTACGGCTTTTTTAGAGCCTTTTGATACAGCTTCATGGATGCTAGTGGGAATTTTTGCCATACAGGCTGCTACTTTCATGATATTTCTATTCGAGTGGTTGTCACCAAGCGGCTATGATATGAAAACAGTGTTACAAAACGGTCAATCGACTCCGTACCGCTTTTCTTTGTTTCGTACTTATTGGTTAGTGTGGGCTGTCCTTTTTCAAGCTGCTGTTCATGTTGATTCACCACGTGGTTTCACTTCACGCTTCATGACAAATGTTTGGGCCATGTTTGCAGTTGTGTTTCTCGCTATATATACTGCAAATTTGGCAGCTTTCATGATTACACGAGAAGAATTTCATGAATTCACGGGGTTGGACGACTCACGTTTGTCACACCCATTCTCCCATAAACCAACAATTAAGTTTGGTACCATTCCCTGGAGTCACACTGACTCAACAATATCAAAATACTTTAAAGAAATGCATTATTACATGAAACAATACAATCGATCTAGTGTAGCTGACGGCGTTACTGCTGTGCTCAGCGGTCATCTTGATGCGTTTATTTATGATGGTACAGTTTTGGATTACCTAGTACAACAAGACGAGGATTGCAGATTACTCACTGTTGGTCAATGGTATGCTATGACCGGCTATGGTTTAGCCTTTAGTCGAAATTCTAAATATGTAGGTATGTTTAACAAAAGACTATTAGAGTTTCGTGCAAACGGCGATCTCGAACGACTTCGCCGTTTCTGGATGACTGGCACATGTCGTCCAGGGAAACAAGAACACAAGTCGTCAGATCCACTTGCACTTGAGCAGTTTCTCTCTGCATTTTTATTACTGATGGCTGGTATTTTGCTTGCTGCATTGCTGCTACTATTGGAACATCTTTATTTCAAGTATTTTCGAAAACGATTGGCTAAAAAAGATCGTGGAGGTTGTTGTGCTTTAATTTCGCTTAGTATGGGCAAATCGCTCACGTTTCGAGGAGCTGTATATGAGGCTACCGAAATACTACGACGTCATAGGTGTAATGACCCAATTTGCGATACACATCTTTGGAAAGTAAAGCATGAGCTTGATATGAGCCGGTTGCGCAATCAACACCTTGAGAAAACGATGCAAGCGCATGGTATTAAACCTCCTCAGCTAAAAATGGGATCGACAAGCGATATAATTGGCATAACGGGATCGGGAAGCGCTCGCAGTCAGATGGTTGATGTTTGCCAACAATCACATCTTTTTGGCAATTTAAACTTGGGAGAAAGTGCACAAGATCTTTATCGTTGGTCatataaaacagaaattgCCGAAATGGAAACGGTTTTGTAA
- the LOC118512263 gene encoding glutamate receptor ionotropic, NMDA 2B isoform X4, translating to MINKTDKDHFKFTILNSIIVTRPSDLLELVNSEARVMLLYCTKSEAIEILHAAEELQITGENYVWVVTQSVIENTQTHPQFPVGMLGVHFDTSSGALVNEIATAIRVYAYGVEYYLNDVKNTGRRLDTHQLSCEDQGRGRWDSGEVFFKYLRNVSLEGESNKPNIEFTADGDLKSAELKIMNLRPSVNSKGLVWEEIGVWKSWQQQKLDIRDIAWPGNSHTPPQGVPEKFHLKITFLEEAPYINLSPADPVSGKCLMDRGVLCRVAADHEMTDIDMGQAHKNGSFYQCCSGFCIDLLEKFAEELGFTYELVRVEDGKWGTLENGKWNGLIHELVNRKTDMVLTSLMINAEREAVVDFSEPFMETGIAIVVAKRTGIISPTAFLEPFDTASWMLVGIFAIQAATFMIFLFEWLSPSGYDMKTVLQNGQSTPYRFSLFRTYWLVWAVLFQAAVHVDSPRGFTSRFMTNVWAMFAVVFLAIYTANLAAFMITREEFHEFTGLDDSRLSHPFSHKPTIKFGTIPWSHTDSTISKYFKEMHYYMKQYNRSSVADGVTAVLSGHLDAFIYDGTVLDYLVQQDEDCRLLTVGQWYAMTGYGLAFSRNSKYVGMFNKRLLEFRANGDLERLRRFWMTGTCRPGKQEHKSSDPLALEQFLSAFLLLMAGILLAALLLLLEHLYFKYFRKRLAKKDRGGCCALISLSMGKSLTFRGAVYEATEILRRHRCNDPICDTHLWKVKHELDMSRLRNQHLEKTMQAHGIKPPQLKMGSTSDIIGITGSGSARSQMVDVCQQSHLFGNLNLGESAQDLYRWSYKTEIAEMETVL from the exons ATGAtaaacaaaacagacaaa GACCATTTTAAATTTACAATACTTAATTCCATAATCGTAACTCGTCCAAGTGATCTTCTGGAGTTGGTTAACAGCGAGGCGAGGGTTATGTTACTTTATTGCACTAAAAGCGAGGCAATAGAAATTCTACACGCCGCAGAAGAGTTACAAATAACAGGTGAAAATTATGTCTGGGTCGTCACTCAAAGTGTCATCGAAAATACCCAAACGCATCCTCAATTCCCTGTGGGAATGTTAGGTGTTCATTTTGACACGTCGTCTGGGGCTCTGGTAAATGAAATAGCGACTGCTATTCGTGTGTATGCATACGGTGTTGAGTATTATTTAAATGATGTCAAAAATACTGGACGACGGCTGGACACTCATCAACTGTCTTGTGAAGATCAAGGTCGAGGTCGGTGGGACAGTGGTGAAGTATTTTTCAAGTATCTTCGTAATGTTTCACTAGAGGGTGAATCAAATAAACCCAATATCGAATTTACTGCTGACGGTGATTTGAAGTCTGCAGAATTGAAAATCATGAACTTACGACCAAGTGTTAACAGCAAGGGGCTAGTGTGGGAAGAAATCGGTGTTTGGAAATCTTGGCAACAGCAAAAATTAGATATACGTGACATCGCATGGCCCGGAAACTCGCATACACCTCCACAAGGTGTTCCAGAAAAATTTCACCTTAAAATAACGTTTTTGGAAGAGGCCCCGTATATCAATCTATCTCCAGCCGATCCTGTCAGTGGTAAGTGCCTGATGGACCGAGGAGTCCTATGTAGGGTGGCGGCAGATCATGAGATGACTGACATCGATATGGGTCAAGCACATAAAAATGGCTCTTTCTACCAGTGTTGTAGTGGATTTTGTATAGATCTGTTGGAGAAATTTGCAGAAGAGCTAGGGTTTACCTACGAGTTAGTACGCGTTGAGGATGGCAAATGGGGAACATTAGAAAACGGTAAGTGGAACGGTTTGATACATGAATTGGTCAATCGAAAAACGGATATGGTACTAACCTCATTAATGATAAATGCTGAACGTGAAGCAGTTGTCGACTTCAGTGAACCATTTATGGAAACAGGAATTGCTATTGTAGTAGCTAAACGAACTGGAATAATATCTCCTACGGCTTTTTTAGAGCCTTTTGATACAGCTTCATGGATGCTAGTGGGAATTTTTGCCATACAGGCTGCTACTTTCATGATATTTCTATTCGAGTGGTTGTCACCAAGCGGCTATGATATGAAAACAGTGTTACAAAACGGTCAATCGACTCCGTACCGCTTTTCTTTGTTTCGTACTTATTGGTTAGTGTGGGCTGTCCTTTTTCAAGCTGCTGTTCATGTTGATTCACCACGTGGTTTCACTTCACGCTTCATGACAAATGTTTGGGCCATGTTTGCAGTTGTGTTTCTCGCTATATATACTGCAAATTTGGCAGCTTTCATGATTACACGAGAAGAATTTCATGAATTCACGGGGTTGGACGACTCACGTTTGTCACACCCATTCTCCCATAAACCAACAATTAAGTTTGGTACCATTCCCTGGAGTCACACTGACTCAACAATATCAAAATACTTTAAAGAAATGCATTATTACATGAAACAATACAATCGATCTAGTGTAGCTGACGGCGTTACTGCTGTGCTCAGCGGTCATCTTGATGCGTTTATTTATGATGGTACAGTTTTGGATTACCTAGTACAACAAGACGAGGATTGCAGATTACTCACTGTTGGTCAATGGTATGCTATGACCGGCTATGGTTTAGCCTTTAGTCGAAATTCTAAATATGTAGGTATGTTTAACAAAAGACTATTAGAGTTTCGTGCAAACGGCGATCTCGAACGACTTCGCCGTTTCTGGATGACTGGCACATGTCGTCCAGGGAAACAAGAACACAAGTCGTCAGATCCACTTGCACTTGAGCAGTTTCTCTCTGCATTTTTATTACTGATGGCTGGTATTTTGCTTGCTGCATTGCTGCTACTATTGGAACATCTTTATTTCAAGTATTTTCGAAAACGATTGGCTAAAAAAGATCGTGGAGGTTGTTGTGCTTTAATTTCGCTTAGTATGGGCAAATCGCTCACGTTTCGAGGAGCTGTATATGAGGCTACCGAAATACTACGACGTCATAGGTGTAATGACCCAATTTGCGATACACATCTTTGGAAAGTAAAGCATGAGCTTGATATGAGCCGGTTGCGCAATCAACACCTTGAGAAAACGATGCAAGCGCATGGTATTAAACCTCCTCAGCTAAAAATGGGATCGACAAGCGATATAATTGGCATAACGGGATCGGGAAGCGCTCGCAGTCAGATGGTTGATGTTTGCCAACAATCACATCTTTTTGGCAATTTAAACTTGGGAGAAAGTGCACAAGATCTTTATCGTTGGTCatataaaacagaaattgCCGAAATGGAAACGGTTTTGTAA
- the LOC118512263 gene encoding glutamate receptor ionotropic, NMDA 2B isoform X5, which produces MLLYCTKSEAIEILHAAEELQITGENYVWVVTQSVIENTQTHPQFPVGMLGVHFDTSSGALVNEIATAIRVYAYGVEYYLNDVKNTGRRLDTHQLSCEDQGRGRWDSGEVFFKYLRNVSLEGESNKPNIEFTADGDLKSAELKIMNLRPSVNSKGLVWEEIGVWKSWQQQKLDIRDIAWPGNSHTPPQGVPEKFHLKITFLEEAPYINLSPADPVSGKCLMDRGVLCRVAADHEMTDIDMGQAHKNGSFYQCCSGFCIDLLEKFAEELGFTYELVRVEDGKWGTLENGKWNGLIHELVNRKTDMVLTSLMINAEREAVVDFSEPFMETGIAIVVAKRTGIISPTAFLEPFDTASWMLVGIFAIQAATFMIFLFEWLSPSGYDMKTVLQNGQSTPYRFSLFRTYWLVWAVLFQAAVHVDSPRGFTSRFMTNVWAMFAVVFLAIYTANLAAFMITREEFHEFTGLDDSRLSHPFSHKPTIKFGTIPWSHTDSTISKYFKEMHYYMKQYNRSSVADGVTAVLSGHLDAFIYDGTVLDYLVQQDEDCRLLTVGQWYAMTGYGLAFSRNSKYVGMFNKRLLEFRANGDLERLRRFWMTGTCRPGKQEHKSSDPLALEQFLSAFLLLMAGILLAALLLLLEHLYFKYFRKRLAKKDRGGCCALISLSMGKSLTFRGAVYEATEILRRHRCNDPICDTHLWKVKHELDMSRLRNQHLEKTMQAHGIKPPQLKMGSTSDIIGITGSGSARSQMVDVCQQSHLFGNLNLGESAQDLYRWSYKTEIAEMETVL; this is translated from the coding sequence ATGTTACTTTATTGCACTAAAAGCGAGGCAATAGAAATTCTACACGCCGCAGAAGAGTTACAAATAACAGGTGAAAATTATGTCTGGGTCGTCACTCAAAGTGTCATCGAAAATACCCAAACGCATCCTCAATTCCCTGTGGGAATGTTAGGTGTTCATTTTGACACGTCGTCTGGGGCTCTGGTAAATGAAATAGCGACTGCTATTCGTGTGTATGCATACGGTGTTGAGTATTATTTAAATGATGTCAAAAATACTGGACGACGGCTGGACACTCATCAACTGTCTTGTGAAGATCAAGGTCGAGGTCGGTGGGACAGTGGTGAAGTATTTTTCAAGTATCTTCGTAATGTTTCACTAGAGGGTGAATCAAATAAACCCAATATCGAATTTACTGCTGACGGTGATTTGAAGTCTGCAGAATTGAAAATCATGAACTTACGACCAAGTGTTAACAGCAAGGGGCTAGTGTGGGAAGAAATCGGTGTTTGGAAATCTTGGCAACAGCAAAAATTAGATATACGTGACATCGCATGGCCCGGAAACTCGCATACACCTCCACAAGGTGTTCCAGAAAAATTTCACCTTAAAATAACGTTTTTGGAAGAGGCCCCGTATATCAATCTATCTCCAGCCGATCCTGTCAGTGGTAAGTGCCTGATGGACCGAGGAGTCCTATGTAGGGTGGCGGCAGATCATGAGATGACTGACATCGATATGGGTCAAGCACATAAAAATGGCTCTTTCTACCAGTGTTGTAGTGGATTTTGTATAGATCTGTTGGAGAAATTTGCAGAAGAGCTAGGGTTTACCTACGAGTTAGTACGCGTTGAGGATGGCAAATGGGGAACATTAGAAAACGGTAAGTGGAACGGTTTGATACATGAATTGGTCAATCGAAAAACGGATATGGTACTAACCTCATTAATGATAAATGCTGAACGTGAAGCAGTTGTCGACTTCAGTGAACCATTTATGGAAACAGGAATTGCTATTGTAGTAGCTAAACGAACTGGAATAATATCTCCTACGGCTTTTTTAGAGCCTTTTGATACAGCTTCATGGATGCTAGTGGGAATTTTTGCCATACAGGCTGCTACTTTCATGATATTTCTATTCGAGTGGTTGTCACCAAGCGGCTATGATATGAAAACAGTGTTACAAAACGGTCAATCGACTCCGTACCGCTTTTCTTTGTTTCGTACTTATTGGTTAGTGTGGGCTGTCCTTTTTCAAGCTGCTGTTCATGTTGATTCACCACGTGGTTTCACTTCACGCTTCATGACAAATGTTTGGGCCATGTTTGCAGTTGTGTTTCTCGCTATATATACTGCAAATTTGGCAGCTTTCATGATTACACGAGAAGAATTTCATGAATTCACGGGGTTGGACGACTCACGTTTGTCACACCCATTCTCCCATAAACCAACAATTAAGTTTGGTACCATTCCCTGGAGTCACACTGACTCAACAATATCAAAATACTTTAAAGAAATGCATTATTACATGAAACAATACAATCGATCTAGTGTAGCTGACGGCGTTACTGCTGTGCTCAGCGGTCATCTTGATGCGTTTATTTATGATGGTACAGTTTTGGATTACCTAGTACAACAAGACGAGGATTGCAGATTACTCACTGTTGGTCAATGGTATGCTATGACCGGCTATGGTTTAGCCTTTAGTCGAAATTCTAAATATGTAGGTATGTTTAACAAAAGACTATTAGAGTTTCGTGCAAACGGCGATCTCGAACGACTTCGCCGTTTCTGGATGACTGGCACATGTCGTCCAGGGAAACAAGAACACAAGTCGTCAGATCCACTTGCACTTGAGCAGTTTCTCTCTGCATTTTTATTACTGATGGCTGGTATTTTGCTTGCTGCATTGCTGCTACTATTGGAACATCTTTATTTCAAGTATTTTCGAAAACGATTGGCTAAAAAAGATCGTGGAGGTTGTTGTGCTTTAATTTCGCTTAGTATGGGCAAATCGCTCACGTTTCGAGGAGCTGTATATGAGGCTACCGAAATACTACGACGTCATAGGTGTAATGACCCAATTTGCGATACACATCTTTGGAAAGTAAAGCATGAGCTTGATATGAGCCGGTTGCGCAATCAACACCTTGAGAAAACGATGCAAGCGCATGGTATTAAACCTCCTCAGCTAAAAATGGGATCGACAAGCGATATAATTGGCATAACGGGATCGGGAAGCGCTCGCAGTCAGATGGTTGATGTTTGCCAACAATCACATCTTTTTGGCAATTTAAACTTGGGAGAAAGTGCACAAGATCTTTATCGTTGGTCatataaaacagaaattgCCGAAATGGAAACGGTTTTGTAA
- the LOC118512263 gene encoding glutamate receptor ionotropic, NMDA 2B isoform X2, which translates to MIYSAILNTLCKEFLHANVTAILYMMNYESYGRSTASAQYFLQLAGYLGIPVISWNADNSGLERRASQSALQLQLAPSIEHQSAAMLSILERYKWHQFSVVTSQIAGHDDFVQAVREQVAAMDHFKFTILNSIIVTRPSDLLELVNSEARVMLLYCTKSEAIEILHAAEELQITGENYVWVVTQSVIENTQTHPQFPVGMLGVHFDTSSGALVNEIATAIRVYAYGVEYYLNDVKNTGRRLDTHQLSCEDQGRGRWDSGEVFFKYLRNVSLEGESNKPNIEFTADGDLKSAELKIMNLRPSVNSKGLVWEEIGVWKSWQQQKLDIRDIAWPGNSHTPPQGVPEKFHLKITFLEEAPYINLSPADPVSGKCLMDRGVLCRVAADHEMTDIDMGQAHKNGSFYQCCSGFCIDLLEKFAEELGFTYELVRVEDGKWGTLENGKWNGLIHELVNRKTDMVLTSLMINAEREAVVDFSEPFMETGIAIVVAKRTGIISPTAFLEPFDTASWMLVGIFAIQAATFMIFLFEWLSPSGYDMKTVLQNGQSTPYRFSLFRTYWLVWAVLFQAAVHVDSPRGFTSRFMTNVWAMFAVVFLAIYTANLAAFMITREEFHEFTGLDDSRLSHPFSHKPTIKFGTIPWSHTDSTISKYFKEMHYYMKQYNRSSVADGVTAVLSGHLDAFIYDGTVLDYLVQQDEDCRLLTVGQWYAMTGYGLAFSRNSKYVGMFNKRLLEFRANGDLERLRRFWMTGTCRPGKQEHKSSDPLALEQFLSAFLLLMAGILLAALLLLLEHLYFKYFRKRLAKKDRGGCCALISLSMGKSLTFRGAVYEATEILRRHRCNDPICDTHLWKVKHELDMSRLRNQHLEKTMQAHGIKPPQLKMGSTSDIIGITGSGSARSQMVDVCQQSHLFGNLNLGESAQDLYRWSYKTEIAEMETVL; encoded by the exons ctATTCTTAATACTCTATGTAAGGAGTTTCTGCATGCGAATGTTACAGCTATTCTTTATATGATGAATTACGAGTCGTACGGTCGGAGTACAGCATCTGCACAATATTTCTTACAACTTGCTGGATATCTTGGTATTCCGGTAATTTCATGGAACGCCGATAATTCTGGTCTGGAACGTCGTGCTTCACAGTCAGCATTGCAGTTGCAACTTGCCCCAAGCATAGAACATCAA AGTGCTGCAATGCTGAGTATATTAGAACGTTACAAATGGCACCAGTTTTCAGTTGTAACGTCACAAATTGCTGGCCATGATGATTTCGTTCAAGCTGTTCGTGAGCAAGTTGCTGCAATG GACCATTTTAAATTTACAATACTTAATTCCATAATCGTAACTCGTCCAAGTGATCTTCTGGAGTTGGTTAACAGCGAGGCGAGGGTTATGTTACTTTATTGCACTAAAAGCGAGGCAATAGAAATTCTACACGCCGCAGAAGAGTTACAAATAACAGGTGAAAATTATGTCTGGGTCGTCACTCAAAGTGTCATCGAAAATACCCAAACGCATCCTCAATTCCCTGTGGGAATGTTAGGTGTTCATTTTGACACGTCGTCTGGGGCTCTGGTAAATGAAATAGCGACTGCTATTCGTGTGTATGCATACGGTGTTGAGTATTATTTAAATGATGTCAAAAATACTGGACGACGGCTGGACACTCATCAACTGTCTTGTGAAGATCAAGGTCGAGGTCGGTGGGACAGTGGTGAAGTATTTTTCAAGTATCTTCGTAATGTTTCACTAGAGGGTGAATCAAATAAACCCAATATCGAATTTACTGCTGACGGTGATTTGAAGTCTGCAGAATTGAAAATCATGAACTTACGACCAAGTGTTAACAGCAAGGGGCTAGTGTGGGAAGAAATCGGTGTTTGGAAATCTTGGCAACAGCAAAAATTAGATATACGTGACATCGCATGGCCCGGAAACTCGCATACACCTCCACAAGGTGTTCCAGAAAAATTTCACCTTAAAATAACGTTTTTGGAAGAGGCCCCGTATATCAATCTATCTCCAGCCGATCCTGTCAGTGGTAAGTGCCTGATGGACCGAGGAGTCCTATGTAGGGTGGCGGCAGATCATGAGATGACTGACATCGATATGGGTCAAGCACATAAAAATGGCTCTTTCTACCAGTGTTGTAGTGGATTTTGTATAGATCTGTTGGAGAAATTTGCAGAAGAGCTAGGGTTTACCTACGAGTTAGTACGCGTTGAGGATGGCAAATGGGGAACATTAGAAAACGGTAAGTGGAACGGTTTGATACATGAATTGGTCAATCGAAAAACGGATATGGTACTAACCTCATTAATGATAAATGCTGAACGTGAAGCAGTTGTCGACTTCAGTGAACCATTTATGGAAACAGGAATTGCTATTGTAGTAGCTAAACGAACTGGAATAATATCTCCTACGGCTTTTTTAGAGCCTTTTGATACAGCTTCATGGATGCTAGTGGGAATTTTTGCCATACAGGCTGCTACTTTCATGATATTTCTATTCGAGTGGTTGTCACCAAGCGGCTATGATATGAAAACAGTGTTACAAAACGGTCAATCGACTCCGTACCGCTTTTCTTTGTTTCGTACTTATTGGTTAGTGTGGGCTGTCCTTTTTCAAGCTGCTGTTCATGTTGATTCACCACGTGGTTTCACTTCACGCTTCATGACAAATGTTTGGGCCATGTTTGCAGTTGTGTTTCTCGCTATATATACTGCAAATTTGGCAGCTTTCATGATTACACGAGAAGAATTTCATGAATTCACGGGGTTGGACGACTCACGTTTGTCACACCCATTCTCCCATAAACCAACAATTAAGTTTGGTACCATTCCCTGGAGTCACACTGACTCAACAATATCAAAATACTTTAAAGAAATGCATTATTACATGAAACAATACAATCGATCTAGTGTAGCTGACGGCGTTACTGCTGTGCTCAGCGGTCATCTTGATGCGTTTATTTATGATGGTACAGTTTTGGATTACCTAGTACAACAAGACGAGGATTGCAGATTACTCACTGTTGGTCAATGGTATGCTATGACCGGCTATGGTTTAGCCTTTAGTCGAAATTCTAAATATGTAGGTATGTTTAACAAAAGACTATTAGAGTTTCGTGCAAACGGCGATCTCGAACGACTTCGCCGTTTCTGGATGACTGGCACATGTCGTCCAGGGAAACAAGAACACAAGTCGTCAGATCCACTTGCACTTGAGCAGTTTCTCTCTGCATTTTTATTACTGATGGCTGGTATTTTGCTTGCTGCATTGCTGCTACTATTGGAACATCTTTATTTCAAGTATTTTCGAAAACGATTGGCTAAAAAAGATCGTGGAGGTTGTTGTGCTTTAATTTCGCTTAGTATGGGCAAATCGCTCACGTTTCGAGGAGCTGTATATGAGGCTACCGAAATACTACGACGTCATAGGTGTAATGACCCAATTTGCGATACACATCTTTGGAAAGTAAAGCATGAGCTTGATATGAGCCGGTTGCGCAATCAACACCTTGAGAAAACGATGCAAGCGCATGGTATTAAACCTCCTCAGCTAAAAATGGGATCGACAAGCGATATAATTGGCATAACGGGATCGGGAAGCGCTCGCAGTCAGATGGTTGATGTTTGCCAACAATCACATCTTTTTGGCAATTTAAACTTGGGAGAAAGTGCACAAGATCTTTATCGTTGGTCatataaaacagaaattgCCGAAATGGAAACGGTTTTGTAA